The proteins below come from a single Streptomyces tubercidicus genomic window:
- a CDS encoding tyrosine-protein phosphatase, translating to MTQQTPQVPQAQPELTEVRNFRDVGGLPTVDGRRVREGRLFRSGHLAHATETDAAFLATLGLHTIFDFRNSSDIKLEGPDVTLPGVRNVNIPLTDPADGAEFWTMVRDGELDQLRSALGDGKAAARMAETYRHIITTRTEDHSRVLHALSEDSVPALMHCAAGKDRAGLSIAVTLLAVGVEREAIEADYLKSNDPHRRYKIRRSDNSAVGMSQEVMELLSPLFGAHADYLTAAYDAIHRTWGSTEKYLTDGLKLTPAVRERLRDQLLTD from the coding sequence GTGACGCAGCAGACGCCGCAGGTCCCACAGGCCCAGCCCGAGCTCACGGAGGTCCGCAACTTCCGCGATGTGGGCGGTCTGCCGACCGTGGACGGGCGTCGCGTACGGGAGGGCAGGCTGTTCCGCAGTGGTCACCTCGCCCATGCGACCGAGACGGACGCCGCCTTTCTGGCGACCCTCGGACTGCACACCATCTTCGATTTCCGTAATTCCTCGGACATCAAGCTGGAAGGCCCCGATGTCACGCTTCCCGGCGTACGCAATGTGAACATTCCGCTCACCGACCCGGCCGATGGCGCGGAATTCTGGACGATGGTGCGCGACGGGGAACTGGACCAGCTGCGTTCCGCGCTCGGCGACGGCAAGGCCGCGGCCCGTATGGCCGAGACCTACCGCCACATCATCACCACCCGCACCGAGGACCACAGCAGGGTGCTGCATGCGCTCTCCGAGGACAGCGTCCCGGCGCTGATGCACTGTGCGGCCGGCAAGGACCGGGCGGGCCTGTCCATCGCCGTGACCCTGCTCGCCGTCGGGGTGGAGCGGGAGGCGATCGAGGCGGACTACCTCAAGTCCAACGATCCCCACCGCCGCTACAAGATCCGCCGCTCCGACAACTCCGCGGTCGGGATGTCGCAGGAGGTCATGGAGCTGCTCTCGCCGCTGTTCGGGGCGCACGCCGACTACCTCACGGCCGCCTACGACGCGATCCACCGGACCTGGGGCTCGACGGAGAAGTACCTCACCGACGGTCTGAAGCTGACGCCCGCCGTCCGCGAGCGGCTGCGTGACCAGCTGCTGACGGACTGA